A single region of the Erythrobacter sp. genome encodes:
- the murB gene encoding UDP-N-acetylmuramate dehydrogenase: MTEHMVQPGDTWKYDDGRAPTCAVEGAVAAPVPLEGIRGELTCKAPLAKLVWFKSGGQADWLFEPADLADLRLFIERLGGQLPVMALGLGSNLIIRDGGVPGIVVRLGKPFMTADAGEDSTLTCGAGAPGVLVASTARDAGIAGLEFLRGIPGTVGGFVRMNGGAYGSEVADVLVDCEVILPGGQMVTLSASDLGYTYRHSELPDGAIVVSARFKGRPGDPEEIGAEMDRIAEARENSQPIRTKTGGSTFKNPQGAKAWELVDAAGCRGMTLGGAQVSEKHTNFLINTGNATSADIEGLGELVREKVYKNSGVMLDWEIQRVGRP, from the coding sequence ATGACGGAACACATGGTCCAGCCCGGCGACACCTGGAAATACGACGACGGACGCGCCCCGACCTGCGCGGTCGAGGGCGCGGTGGCGGCGCCCGTGCCGCTGGAAGGCATCCGGGGCGAGCTCACCTGCAAGGCGCCGCTCGCCAAGCTCGTCTGGTTCAAGAGCGGGGGGCAGGCCGACTGGCTGTTCGAGCCGGCCGACCTTGCCGACCTGCGCCTGTTCATCGAACGGCTGGGCGGGCAGCTTCCCGTCATGGCGCTGGGGCTGGGGTCGAACCTCATCATCCGCGACGGCGGCGTTCCGGGCATCGTCGTTCGGCTGGGCAAGCCTTTCATGACCGCCGATGCGGGCGAGGATTCGACGCTCACCTGCGGCGCGGGCGCGCCGGGCGTGCTGGTCGCCTCGACCGCGCGCGATGCGGGCATTGCGGGCCTCGAATTCCTGCGCGGGATACCCGGCACGGTGGGCGGCTTCGTGCGGATGAACGGCGGGGCCTACGGCAGCGAGGTCGCCGACGTGCTGGTCGACTGCGAGGTGATCCTGCCGGGCGGCCAGATGGTGACGCTGTCCGCGAGCGACCTCGGTTACACCTATCGCCACAGCGAGCTTCCCGACGGGGCGATCGTCGTCTCCGCCCGGTTCAAGGGGCGGCCCGGCGACCCCGAGGAAATCGGCGCGGAGATGGACCGCATCGCCGAGGCGCGCGAGAACTCGCAGCCGATCCGCACCAAGACCGGCGGTTCGACCTTCAAGAACCCGCAAGGGGCCAAGGCGTGGGAACTGGTCGATGCGGCGGGATGTCGCGGCATGACGCTGGGCGGGGCGCAGGTGAGCGAGAAGCACACCAATTTCCTCATTAACACCGGCAACGCCACCAGCGCCGATATCGAAGGGCTGGGCGAACTCGTGCGCGAGAAGGTCTACAAGAATTCGGGCGTGATGCTCGACTGGGAAATCCAGCGGGTGGGGCGGCCGTGA